A genomic segment from Brucella pseudogrignonensis encodes:
- a CDS encoding YadA-like family protein: MFVKCEYNRTACTKNILLLGGAYFILGLPIGVGFAGQVSENKTLASDSVDLGCNDSASLQEGSYALADGNAARALGHFTTAVGGCSHALAQGASAFGYNSQANAVNSSAFGANAKADSVGGLALGSGASVSTDSYNAIAIGTGSNASNPGSVALGAGSQTSAAVATSGTKLNGVDYNFAGSAPDSTVSIGAKGKERTLTNLAAGRIGKDSTDAVNGSELYATNQAVTTVNNQFKTFGSGLASLLGGGSTFNSDGSIGAPTYNIGGREYHNIGDTFGAVNHRLDNLNDRMAGLEDVSKRSVKYDPNPDGTNSNSITPVGGDPNSPVAIHNISDGSADLDVTNVRQLKKVAEDAHSYADIKSTETLKDAKSYTDNVLKDMDHRMDDKLSMLSGRVDNVEKEARQAAAIGLAASSLRYDDRPGKLSAAIGGGAWRGEGAFAAGLGYTSENQRIRLNVAATNAGHHWGMGGGVSYTFN; encoded by the coding sequence ATGTTTGTTAAATGCGAATATAACCGTACAGCCTGTACAAAAAATATACTTCTATTGGGGGGAGCGTACTTTATACTAGGGCTGCCTATTGGTGTTGGCTTTGCAGGCCAAGTCAGTGAAAATAAAACTCTAGCGAGTGACTCGGTTGATTTAGGTTGTAATGATTCTGCATCGCTACAGGAGGGATCATACGCTTTGGCAGATGGAAATGCTGCAAGGGCGCTTGGCCACTTTACCACAGCTGTTGGGGGATGCTCTCATGCTTTAGCACAAGGCGCGAGTGCTTTTGGATACAACTCTCAAGCAAACGCAGTTAATTCATCCGCTTTTGGGGCGAATGCAAAAGCAGACAGTGTCGGTGGGCTTGCGCTGGGAAGTGGAGCTTCGGTGTCTACAGATTCATACAATGCTATAGCGATAGGGACTGGCTCAAATGCGTCTAACCCAGGCAGTGTTGCGTTGGGTGCTGGCTCTCAGACTTCCGCTGCCGTAGCTACAAGTGGTACTAAACTTAATGGAGTGGATTATAACTTCGCAGGTTCTGCACCGGATAGTACAGTTTCTATTGGGGCTAAGGGCAAGGAACGAACGCTCACAAATCTTGCGGCAGGTAGAATTGGAAAGGATTCAACAGACGCAGTAAACGGCTCTGAGCTTTATGCCACCAATCAAGCAGTAACAACGGTCAATAATCAGTTCAAAACATTCGGCAGTGGTTTAGCTTCACTTCTTGGAGGCGGTTCCACTTTTAACTCTGATGGCAGTATTGGTGCTCCAACTTATAACATTGGCGGTCGAGAGTATCACAATATTGGAGACACATTCGGTGCTGTGAACCACCGTTTGGATAATTTAAATGACAGAATGGCAGGGTTAGAGGATGTCTCAAAAAGATCAGTCAAATATGATCCTAACCCCGATGGCACGAATTCTAATAGCATAACTCCTGTAGGCGGCGATCCCAATTCACCTGTCGCAATTCATAATATTTCTGATGGTTCCGCAGATTTGGATGTAACCAATGTACGGCAGTTGAAAAAGGTGGCAGAGGACGCTCATTCATATGCTGACATTAAATCGACGGAGACGTTAAAAGACGCCAAGTCATATACGGATAATGTGTTGAAAGATATGGATCATCGAATGGATGACAAGCTATCCATGCTTTCAGGTCGTGTTGACAATGTGGAGAAGGAAGCTCGGCAAGCGGCAGCTATCGGCCTCGCTGCATCGTCCCTGCGGTATGATGATCGTCCAGGGAAATTGAGTGCGGCCATTGGTGGTGGTGCATGGCGTGGAGAGGGCGCCTTCGCTGCGGGTCTTGGCTACACCAGCGAGAACCAGCGTATTAGACTTAATGTAGCTGCAACGAATGCCGGTCATCATTGGGGTATGGGTGGCGGTGTAAGCTACACATTCAACTAA
- a CDS encoding cation transporter, with the protein MRSEQYILQVSIAVTIFVAGFGVIFGLLSGSFSIVFDGVYMFADAAMSGLALVVARLIALSALAEPPSGKLRDRFTMGFWHLEPMVLGLNGIMLTGVAIYALINAIGSLMHGGRDLEFSYAIFYAIVALVACLGMAWFETRANRKLKSDFIALDAKAWIMSGGITAALLIAFSIGYAIQGTQFDWIAPYIDPAVLALVCLAIIPMPIGTIRQALADMLLVTPLDLKQHVDEVAKQVVERNGFKSYRAYVAKVGRGKQIELYFIVPAGQPAKKLEEWDALRDEIGDALGGEGPNRWLTIAFTTDIEWAV; encoded by the coding sequence TTGCGTAGTGAACAATATATTCTTCAAGTATCTATAGCGGTTACTATTTTTGTCGCAGGCTTCGGTGTCATCTTTGGCCTTTTGTCTGGCTCATTTTCTATTGTCTTCGACGGTGTTTACATGTTTGCCGATGCCGCCATGAGCGGGCTTGCGCTTGTTGTCGCGCGTCTGATTGCTTTATCTGCCCTAGCGGAGCCTCCGAGCGGAAAGTTACGAGATCGCTTCACAATGGGATTCTGGCATCTCGAGCCGATGGTTTTAGGCCTCAATGGGATCATGCTGACAGGGGTTGCGATCTATGCGCTTATCAATGCTATTGGCAGCCTTATGCATGGCGGTCGCGATCTCGAATTCAGTTACGCGATTTTTTACGCAATCGTTGCGCTAGTTGCCTGCCTCGGCATGGCTTGGTTTGAAACACGTGCCAATCGTAAGCTGAAGTCAGACTTTATCGCGCTCGATGCAAAAGCATGGATTATGTCAGGTGGCATTACGGCAGCGTTACTTATCGCGTTCTCCATTGGCTATGCGATTCAGGGAACACAATTCGACTGGATAGCACCGTATATCGATCCCGCAGTGCTTGCATTGGTTTGCCTTGCCATCATCCCAATGCCGATTGGAACGATCAGACAAGCGCTGGCCGACATGCTGCTCGTGACACCACTTGATCTTAAACAGCACGTCGATGAGGTTGCGAAACAGGTCGTAGAGCGCAACGGCTTTAAATCATATCGCGCTTATGTCGCCAAAGTCGGGCGTGGCAAACAGATTGAACTCTATTTCATCGTGCCAGCAGGCCAACCGGCAAAGAAGCTTGAAGAGTGGGATGCATTGCGCGATGAAATTGGCGATGCTCTTGGCGGCGAAGGCCCAAATCGGTGGCTGACGATTGCCTTCACCACCGATATAGAATGGGCCGTCTAA
- a CDS encoding pseudoazurin codes for MRKIIVSAAASLCILTAVPAFAENFEVHMLNKGEAGAMVFEPAYVKAQPGDTITFMPIDKGHNVESIKDMIPAGVEPFKSKINENYTLTVTEPGAYFVKCTPHYSMGMVALITVGDNPSNLEQIVAAKKPKPVQKRLDTVLATIH; via the coding sequence ATGCGCAAGATTATCGTTTCTGCCGCCGCGAGCCTCTGCATTCTGACGGCCGTTCCCGCCTTTGCCGAGAACTTTGAGGTTCATATGCTTAATAAAGGCGAGGCTGGCGCGATGGTTTTTGAACCTGCCTATGTGAAGGCACAACCGGGCGATACAATCACCTTCATGCCGATTGATAAGGGCCACAATGTCGAGTCGATCAAGGATATGATCCCGGCAGGCGTTGAGCCCTTTAAAAGCAAGATCAATGAGAATTATACACTGACGGTTACCGAGCCGGGTGCCTATTTTGTCAAATGCACACCGCATTACTCAATGGGCATGGTCGCACTGATTACGGTTGGTGATAATCCTAGCAATCTTGAGCAAATAGTCGCTGCGAAGAAGCCCAAGCCTGTTCAGAAACGCCTTGATACAGTGCTTGCGACCATTCACTAA
- a CDS encoding iron-containing alcohol dehydrogenase — MTVGIKPFSFDTVGSMHVEWEGAKRLGEILGERFSERKILIVTDKGLHKAGVLNEALASLENAGFSISIFDAVVADPPEAILFECVEQAKAAGSDIVLGLGGGSSMDIAKLAAVLIVSEQELSELYGIGKVQGTRLPLIQIPTTAGTGSEVTNITILTTGETTKMGVVSRQLYADFVILDAELTCGLPALHTAATGIDAMVHAIEAYTSRIKKNPLSDAFAREALKLLSANLVAACENGKDRHAREAMLLGANYAGQAFSNSPVGAVHALAYPLGGHYHVPHGLSNALMLGPVLRFNMAGAAELYAELADLLLGKWDGTTKERSAAFVDYMEDLMNRSGAPRRLRDVDVTEESLETLARDAMLQTRLLGNNPVDVTEADALALYREAF, encoded by the coding sequence ATGACTGTAGGTATCAAGCCATTTTCTTTCGACACGGTCGGCTCAATGCATGTCGAGTGGGAGGGCGCAAAGCGTCTCGGCGAAATTCTGGGCGAGCGTTTTTCGGAACGTAAAATCCTCATCGTAACCGACAAGGGCCTGCACAAAGCTGGCGTTCTCAACGAAGCCCTCGCTTCGCTGGAAAATGCAGGCTTCAGCATCAGTATTTTTGATGCCGTTGTTGCTGACCCGCCAGAAGCTATTCTCTTTGAATGTGTAGAACAGGCCAAGGCAGCTGGCAGCGACATTGTGCTGGGCCTCGGCGGCGGTTCCTCAATGGATATTGCCAAGCTTGCTGCCGTACTGATCGTCTCCGAGCAGGAATTGTCCGAGCTTTATGGCATTGGTAAAGTTCAGGGCACACGTTTGCCGCTGATCCAGATCCCAACGACAGCTGGCACCGGATCGGAAGTGACCAACATCACAATCCTGACGACTGGCGAAACCACTAAGATGGGTGTCGTTTCCCGCCAGCTCTATGCAGACTTTGTAATTCTGGATGCGGAACTGACCTGCGGTCTGCCAGCACTTCACACCGCAGCCACCGGCATTGATGCGATGGTTCACGCGATTGAAGCTTACACCAGTCGCATCAAGAAAAACCCGCTTTCCGATGCATTTGCGCGTGAAGCGTTGAAACTCCTGTCGGCCAATCTCGTTGCAGCCTGCGAAAACGGTAAAGATCGCCATGCCCGCGAAGCCATGCTGCTTGGCGCAAACTATGCCGGTCAGGCCTTCTCGAACTCGCCGGTTGGCGCCGTTCATGCTCTCGCCTACCCGCTCGGCGGCCATTATCATGTGCCACACGGTCTCTCGAATGCGCTGATGCTCGGACCAGTCCTGCGCTTCAACATGGCGGGGGCTGCTGAACTCTACGCAGAGCTTGCAGACCTGCTTCTTGGCAAGTGGGATGGCACAACTAAAGAGCGTTCGGCTGCATTCGTTGATTATATGGAAGACCTGATGAACCGCTCAGGCGCACCACGCCGTCTGCGCGACGTTGACGTCACTGAAGAAAGCCTCGAAACGCTTGCACGCGATGCAATGCTTCAGACACGTCTGCTGGGTAACAACCCTGTTGATGTCACAGAAGCTGACGCGCTGGCACTTTATCGCGAAGCATTCTGA
- a CDS encoding invasion associated locus B family protein: MFKRADILSVYLSALSALFVVGNASATETTTQVSKETSYRIKPSDVQVPSGVSLGQYRRIIEPFPNWTLICDENLKTKLRICNVTQNIIDSSGANVFSWSLAASQNGHSFFILRAPPQSGVGKMIHLGLDDGGNIVHVKIDKCDQNVCVAYQNVGPRLRAAIKKSASVGIIFDDGSVADNFAFKTSFAGLELALSGIR, translated from the coding sequence ATGTTTAAGAGAGCTGATATCTTATCGGTGTACTTGTCGGCGTTATCAGCTCTTTTTGTCGTGGGCAACGCCTCCGCAACTGAAACGACAACGCAAGTTTCAAAAGAGACATCTTACAGAATTAAGCCATCAGATGTTCAAGTTCCGTCAGGTGTTTCTCTTGGGCAGTATCGGCGAATTATAGAGCCATTTCCAAACTGGACCTTGATTTGTGATGAAAACCTCAAAACGAAGTTGCGCATATGTAATGTAACACAGAATATTATTGATAGTAGTGGCGCCAATGTTTTTAGTTGGTCACTTGCTGCCAGTCAGAATGGACACTCTTTTTTTATTCTGCGCGCACCACCTCAGTCGGGAGTGGGGAAGATGATTCATCTGGGGCTGGATGACGGTGGGAATATTGTGCATGTAAAGATAGATAAATGTGATCAAAATGTATGTGTTGCCTATCAGAACGTTGGTCCACGTTTACGTGCAGCGATTAAAAAATCTGCTTCTGTTGGTATTATTTTTGATGATGGATCAGTTGCTGATAATTTTGCATTTAAGACCTCATTCGCAGGTTTAGAACTTGCTCTTTCTGGGATACGTTAA
- the nrdI gene encoding class Ib ribonucleoside-diphosphate reductase assembly flavoprotein NrdI, producing MGQIVYFSSRSENTHRFVMRLGMRSKRIPLENHDDDAGLLRVNEPYVLVTPTYGGGGAKGAVPKPVIRFLNDVENRSLIRGVIAAGNSNFGEGFGLAGKIISEKCQIPYLYRFELLGTDEDIDNVKDGMERFWTRQTQP from the coding sequence ATGGGTCAGATCGTCTATTTTTCCAGTCGTTCGGAAAACACGCATCGTTTTGTGATGCGTCTGGGGATGCGCTCAAAGCGCATTCCGCTGGAAAACCATGATGACGATGCTGGCCTGTTGCGGGTGAACGAGCCTTATGTGCTTGTGACACCAACCTATGGCGGTGGTGGTGCGAAAGGCGCTGTTCCCAAGCCGGTCATCCGCTTTCTTAACGATGTTGAGAACCGGTCGCTTATTCGCGGTGTTATCGCCGCCGGGAACAGCAATTTCGGCGAAGGCTTTGGCCTTGCAGGCAAAATAATTTCGGAAAAATGTCAGATTCCCTACCTCTATCGCTTTGAGTTGTTGGGAACGGATGAAGACATTGACAATGTTAAAGACGGGATGGAACGATTTTGGACACGGCAGACACAACCCTGA
- the nrdH gene encoding glutaredoxin-like protein NrdH: MNVTVYSKPACVQCTATTRALDRQGIEYAVIDISADSDAYDLVQGLGYRQVPVVVAGESHWAGFRPDMISSLA; encoded by the coding sequence ATGAACGTCACCGTTTATAGCAAGCCAGCTTGCGTCCAGTGCACCGCCACCACCCGCGCGCTTGATCGTCAGGGCATTGAATATGCTGTCATCGACATTTCTGCAGACAGCGATGCATATGATCTGGTTCAGGGTCTTGGCTATCGACAGGTGCCGGTTGTTGTTGCTGGTGAATCCCACTGGGCCGGGTTCCGCCCGGATATGATCAGCTCGCTCGCATAA
- the nrdE gene encoding class 1b ribonucleoside-diphosphate reductase subunit alpha, with translation MDTADTTLTRERETVAASEKQESSPVSGAASGGKPQKLTETSLDYHALNAMLNLYDDEGKIQLHRDRQAAQQYFLQHVNQNTVFFHNLREKLDYLVDEGYYEQEVLDQYSFNFVRDLFDHAYDKKFRFPTFLGAFKYYTSYTLKTFDGKRYLERYEDRVCMVALALARGNEQHAREMVDEIISGRYQPATPTFLNAGKKQRGELVSCFLLRVEDNMESIGRSINSALQLSKRGGGVALSLTNIREAGAPIKQIQNQSSGIIPVMKLLEDSFSYANQLGARQGAGAVYLHAHHPDIMRFLDTKRENADEKIRIKTLSLGVVIPDITFELAKNDEDMYLFSPYDVERVYGVPMTEISITEKYREMVDDGRIRKKKINARDFFQVLAEIQFESGYPYIMFEDTVNRANPIDGRITMSNLCSEILQVSEASIFNDDLSYEHLGKDISCNLGSLNIAAAMDSPDFGKTIETSIRALTAVADMSHIGSVPSIARGNDESHAIGLGQMNLHGYLARERIFYGSEEGIDFTNIYFYTVAYHAVRASNRIAVEQGRSFKGFEKSKYATGEYFDKYTDQVWEPATDKVRQLFEDAGIAIPTQEDWQELKKSVMEGGLYNQNLQAVPPTGSISYINHSTSSIHPIVSKIEIRKEGKIGRVYYPAAFMTNDNLEYYQDAYEIGPEKIIDTYAAATQHVDQGLSLTLFFRDTATTRDINKAQIYAWKKGIKTIYYIRLRQMALEGTQVEGCVSCAL, from the coding sequence TTGGACACGGCAGACACAACCCTGACCCGTGAGCGCGAGACGGTCGCCGCTTCGGAAAAGCAAGAGTCATCCCCAGTATCTGGCGCTGCATCGGGCGGCAAGCCGCAGAAGCTTACGGAGACGTCGCTGGATTATCATGCGCTGAATGCCATGCTGAACCTCTATGATGACGAGGGAAAGATTCAGCTGCATCGCGATCGCCAGGCCGCGCAGCAATATTTCCTGCAGCACGTCAACCAGAACACTGTGTTCTTCCATAATCTGCGTGAAAAGCTCGATTATCTGGTGGATGAAGGCTATTATGAACAGGAAGTGCTGGATCAGTATTCCTTCAATTTTGTGCGTGATCTTTTCGATCATGCTTATGACAAGAAATTCCGCTTCCCGACCTTCCTCGGCGCGTTCAAATATTACACCAGCTATACGCTGAAGACGTTTGACGGTAAGCGCTATCTCGAGCGCTACGAAGACCGCGTTTGTATGGTGGCGTTAGCCCTTGCCCGCGGTAACGAACAGCATGCGCGCGAAATGGTCGATGAGATTATTTCAGGCCGTTATCAGCCAGCAACGCCAACCTTCCTCAACGCGGGCAAAAAGCAGCGCGGCGAACTCGTCTCGTGCTTTCTGTTGCGTGTTGAAGACAACATGGAATCGATTGGTCGCTCCATCAATTCCGCCCTCCAGCTTTCAAAGCGCGGCGGCGGCGTGGCCCTGAGCCTGACCAATATTCGCGAAGCCGGCGCGCCGATCAAGCAAATCCAGAACCAATCTTCCGGTATTATTCCGGTGATGAAGCTGCTCGAAGATTCATTCTCCTACGCTAATCAGCTTGGTGCGCGTCAGGGCGCGGGCGCGGTTTATCTGCACGCCCATCACCCGGATATTATGCGCTTCCTCGATACCAAGCGCGAAAATGCAGACGAAAAAATCCGCATCAAGACGCTGTCGCTTGGCGTTGTGATCCCGGACATCACGTTCGAACTCGCGAAGAACGACGAGGATATGTACCTCTTCTCGCCTTATGACGTTGAGCGCGTTTATGGCGTGCCGATGACCGAAATTTCGATCACCGAAAAATACCGCGAAATGGTCGATGACGGCCGTATTCGCAAGAAGAAGATCAACGCGCGTGACTTCTTCCAGGTGCTGGCGGAAATTCAGTTTGAATCCGGCTATCCTTATATCATGTTTGAAGACACGGTGAACCGCGCCAATCCGATTGACGGCCGCATCACGATGAGCAATCTTTGCTCGGAAATTCTTCAGGTCAGCGAAGCCAGCATCTTCAATGATGATTTGTCTTATGAGCATCTTGGCAAGGATATTTCCTGCAACCTCGGTTCGCTCAACATCGCAGCAGCTATGGACAGCCCGGATTTCGGCAAGACCATTGAAACCTCTATCCGTGCCCTGACAGCTGTTGCAGATATGAGCCATATCGGTTCGGTGCCTTCGATTGCCCGTGGCAATGACGAAAGCCATGCGATTGGCCTTGGCCAGATGAACCTGCACGGCTATCTCGCGCGCGAACGCATTTTCTATGGTTCGGAAGAAGGCATCGATTTCACCAATATCTATTTCTACACGGTGGCCTATCACGCTGTCCGCGCTTCCAACCGCATTGCGGTCGAGCAGGGCAGGTCGTTCAAGGGCTTTGAGAAATCGAAATATGCGACGGGTGAATATTTCGACAAATATACCGATCAGGTCTGGGAGCCAGCAACCGACAAGGTGCGCCAGCTCTTTGAAGATGCGGGTATTGCGATCCCGACGCAGGAAGACTGGCAGGAACTGAAAAAATCCGTCATGGAAGGCGGACTTTATAACCAGAACTTGCAGGCCGTTCCACCAACAGGCTCGATCTCCTACATCAACCACTCGACCTCTTCGATCCATCCGATCGTTTCCAAGATCGAAATTCGTAAAGAAGGCAAGATTGGCCGCGTTTATTATCCGGCTGCTTTCATGACGAATGACAATCTTGAATATTATCAGGATGCCTATGAGATTGGCCCGGAAAAGATCATCGACACCTATGCAGCGGCGACGCAACATGTCGATCAGGGTCTCTCGCTGACACTTTTCTTCCGTGATACCGCCACCACGCGCGATATCAATAAGGCGCAGATTTACGCGTGGAAGAAGGGCATCAAGACGATTTATTACATCCGCCTGCGCCAGATGGCGCTCGAAGGTACGCAGGTAGAAGGCTGCGTTTCCTGCGCCCTTTAG